A window of Xiphophorus hellerii strain 12219 chromosome 7, Xiphophorus_hellerii-4.1, whole genome shotgun sequence contains these coding sequences:
- the LOC116723359 gene encoding transient receptor potential cation channel subfamily M member 2-like, giving the protein MSSEESTSLNITPAPSETPPYISSAASTSQDQSSPAESSTEESLHLWIKKNISKQQCHAFLSDPSKEEVCYCGNLRTDHAEVIKQGNSITIHKDPTDAFGQIHFIDKFKKCDGSCPQTSKYVRVSADTEAKVLYQLLTKKWELSPPNLLISVTGGANNFYLKSHLKKVFYRGIIKIAETTGAWFITGGTNVGVMRHVGQALRDCALKNSMQQKIVAIGVAPWGAIHNRDKLVNEEGCFPAHYEIDTQNQDDLTSLDNNHTHFLLVDDGTNGLYGVEIPLRAELEKHISLQNKENNIKISVVCVVLNGGLSALNTIYNAINKGTPCVILQGSGRLADVIAHVSGQQNSTVKIDKLIENQLEKCFGQEYKTSAFQSQKKEYTRKIPEIIKKRELLTIFRARKDGQGNLDVAILDALFKASKTGGSQDKSWKKQLELAIDWNRADSAETEIFTEESMWKNDDLHWPMKLALVGNKPDFVRLLLENGLILKDFLKDDETLCELYQKLPKCFFLYKLVKRVEPDKIRKQEMKKDDLHNIQGKINLIHVSNEVRHLLGKFTQYIYPLTTMSPLHRHFTVRVKEIFSGHKAEAWRKNEAKRDAARDLFLWAVVQNNRELAEIAWGQCRDCMSAALAASKILKKMAEESIDADEAQEMLELAKHYENRAIGVFSECYKNNEERAQNLLVRISRLWGKTTCLRLALEANNKNFVAQSGVQAHLTNIWCGELSVHNPVWKVLLCMVFFPLIYTKFLAFRSDEDLQREIEQKEEIKMTGEEEEGTGVKKTESYMTNNLKCFKKSVEPLGSRLVGLYGSPQVKFYGNIISYFAFLFLFAYVLMVDFQSTPSALEMMLYIWLFSLACEEIRQIFYDPDNLRLHEKIKVYIQELWNILDILSILLFCIGLVLRLTTKMFYQGKIILCIDFVVFCLRLMAIFTISQTLGPKIIIVRKMMMDIFFFMFLLSIWVMAYGVAKQGILIHNDNRLDWIIRGAVYEPYLIIFGSFPENIDNAGFDINSCSMNGTDPMKPKCPVLNENQMPVFPEWLTIIMLCVYLLFANILLLNLLIAIFNYTFQEIHENTDRIWKFQRYQLIKEYHTRPAPPPPFIIISHVQFMRNLVLYREPIEHEFKKDFSEEEEDELLSWEALMKDRYLLSAQLAQSQSMEGRILDTSQKVTTLTERLERLEKLEEKVMNALQRIEDSLQSQGVPSRKD; this is encoded by the exons ATGTCTTCAGAGGAATCGACAAGTTTAAATATTACCCCTGCGCCTTCTGAAACACCACCATACATTAGTTCTGCTGCCTCCACTTCACAGGACCAGAGCAGTCCGGCTGAATCATCAACTGAAGAG TCACTTCACCTGTGGATCAAGAAGAACATCTCAAAACAGCAATGCCATGCTTTTCTTAGTGATCCCAG TAAAGAGGAAGTATGTTATTGTGGAAACTTGAGGACTGACCATGCTGAAGTCATCAAGCAAGGGAACTCAATCACGATCCACAAGGACCCAACAGATGCTTTTGGACAAAtccattttattgataaattcAAGAAATGTGATGGTTCGTGCCCACAGACAAGCAAG TATGTACGAGTGTCTGCAGACACTGAAGCTAAAGTGCTCTACCAGTTACTCACTAAAAAGTGGGAACTTTCACCTCCCAATCTGCTCATCTCAGTGACTGGAGGGGCCAATAACTTCTACTTGAAGTCCCACCTGAAGAAGGTTTTCTACAGAGGAATTATCAAAATTGCTGAGACTACAG GTGCATGGTTCATTACTGGCGGTACCAACGTGGGTGTGATGAGACATGTGGGGCAGGCTTTGAGGGACTGTGCCCTGAAAAACTCAATGCAGCAGAAAATAGTGGCTATTGGAGTAGCACCATGGGGAGCAATTCACAACAGGGATAAATTGGTAAATGAAGAA GGTTGCTTCCCAGCTCATTATGAGATTGACACACAAAATCAGGATGATCTGACCTCTCTTGATAACAATCATACCCACTTCCTGCTGGTTGATGACGGAACCAATGGACTCTATGGTGTGGAGATCCCGCTGCGTGCAGAACTAGAGAAACACATCTCTCTACAAAACAAAG AAAATAACATCAAGATCTCAGTGGTTTGTGTGGTATTGAACGGAGGACTTAGCGCACTCAAT ACCATCTACAATGCCATCAACAAGGGCACACCATGTGTGATCCTTCAGGGCTCTGGGAGGTTAGCAGATGTCATTGCTCATGTGTCTGGACAGCAGAACAGTACAGTCAAGATTGACAAGCTCATTGAAAACCAGTTGGAAAAGTGTTTTGGTCAAGAGTACAAAACTTCAGCTTTCCAGTCCCAGAAAAAAGAGTACACAAGAAAG ATTCCGGAGATCATCAAGAAGCGTGAATTACTGACAATATTCAGAGCAAGGAAAGATGGCCAGGGGAATTTGGATGTGGCAATCCTTGATGCTCTTTTCAAAG CTTCGAAGACTGGTGGATCACAAGATAAGTCCTGGAAGAAGCAGCTAGAGCTGGCTATTGACTGGAACAGAGCCGACTCAGCTGAGACTGAGATTTTCACTGAGGAAAGCATGTGGAAG aaCGACGACCTCCACTGGCCTATGAAATTAGCCCTGGTTGGCAACAAGCCAGATTTTGTGAGGCTGCTCCTGGAGAACGGTCTGATTCTGAAGGACTTCTTGAAAGATGACGAGACCCTTTGTGAGCTCTACCAAAAGCTGCCCAAATGCTTCTTCTTGTACAAGTTGGTCAAGAGGGTGGAACCTGACAAAATAAGGAAGCAGGAAATGAAAAAGGATGATCTTCATAACATACAAGGAAAGATTAACCTGATTCATGTCTCAAATGAAGTGCGCCACCTGTTGGGAAAATTCACACAGTACATCTATCCCCTAACCACCATGAGTCCACTGCATAGACACTTCACTGTTCGcgtaaaagaaatattttct GGACATAAAGCTGAAGCTTGGAGGAAAAATGAAGCCAAGAGGGATGCAGCCAGAGATCTTTTCCTCTGGGCAGTTGTCCAGAACAACAGGGAGTTGGCTGAAATCGCCTGGGGTCAG TGCAGAGACTGCATGTCTGCTGCTCTGGCTGCCAGTAAAATTCTGAAGAAAATGGCAGAGGAGTCAATTGATGCAGACGAGGCTCAGGAAATGCTGGAGCTTGCCAAGCACTACGAAAATCGTGCGATTG GTGTGTTCAGCGAGTGCTACAAGAATAATGAGGAGCGTGCCCAGAATCTACTGGTTCGAATCTCACGCCTTTGGGGCAAGACAACGTGTCTGAGGCTGGCGCTGGAGGccaataataaaaactttgtgGCTCAGTCAGGCGTTCAG GCTCATCTTACTAACATCTGGTGTGGTGAGCTTTCTGTCCACAATCCTGTGTGGAAGGTGCTGCTCTGCATGGTCTTCTTCCCTCTGATTTACACCAAGTTTCTGGCTTTCAG atCTGATGAAGACCTCCAGAGAGAAATCGAGCAGAAAGAGGAGATAAAAATGActggggaggaagaggaagggacTGGggtgaaaaagacagaaagctACATGACAAATAATTTGAAGTGCTT TAAGAAGAGTGTGGAGCCTCTGGGCTCCAGACTGGTTGGACTGTATGGCTCTCCTCAGGTCAAGTTTTATGGAAACATCATCTCGTACTTtgccttcctgttcctgtttgcTTATGTCCTGATGGTCGACTTCCAGAGTACACCGTCTGCATTAGAGATGATGCTCTACATCTGGCTGTTCTCTCTGGCATGTGAGGAGATCAGACAG atattttatgaTCCTGATAATCTAAGGCTTCATGAGAAAATCAAAGTGTACATTCAAGAGCTGTGGAACATATTGGACATCCTCTCCATCCTGCTGTTCTGTATAGGACTTGTATTGAG GTTGACAACCAAGATGTTCTACCAAGGCAAAATCATCTTGTGCATTGACTTTGTGGTCTTCTGCCTCCGCCTCATGGCAATCTTCACCATCAGTCAAACACTGGGACCTAAAATCATCATAGTCAGGAAGATG ATGATGgatattttcttcttcatgttcCTCCTGAGCATCTGGGTTATGGCGTACGGTGTGGCCAAACAAGGCATCCTCATCCATAATGACAATCGGCTGGACTGGATCATCCGCGGGGCTGTTTACGAGCCGTACCTCATTATATTTGGAAGTTTCCCTGAAAATATTGACA ATGCTGGATTTGATATAAATTCATGCAGCATGAATGGTACAGATCCCATGAAGCCCAAATGTCCTGTGCTGAATGAAAACCAAATGCCGGTATTCCCTGAGTGGCTCACCATCATCATGCTCTGTGTTTACTTGCTCTTTGCCAATATATTGCTCCTCAACCTCCTCATAGCCATCTTTAA CTACACGTTCCAGGAGATCCATGAAAACACGGATAGGATCTGGAAGTTTCAAAGATATCAGCTGATCAAAGAGTACCACACCCGCCCAGCCCCCCCACCTCctttcatcatcatcagtcaTGTCCAGTTCATGAGGAATTTGGTGCTGTACAGGGAGCCGATCGAACATGAATTCA AGAAGGATTTTtccgaagaagaagaagacgaacTGTTGTCCTGGGAGGCCTTGATGAAGGACAGATACCTGCTGTCTGCGCAGCTGGCGCAGAGCCAGAGCATGGAGGGGCGCATCCTGGATACATCTCAAAA